Proteins co-encoded in one Kutzneria chonburiensis genomic window:
- a CDS encoding toxin-antitoxin system YwqK family antitoxin: MKRIDVYSDSVERDDTLGLVHDGEPFTGELVDAWGDTLLSLVTYHNGRRHGPVKEWYEDGTLKSEGTNQNGIAVGTLREWHNNGALAVEKLFNDRGELVSEKHWDEDGAPEPYRPTGMPE, translated from the coding sequence ATGAAGCGAATCGACGTCTACAGCGACAGTGTGGAACGTGACGACACACTGGGCCTTGTGCACGACGGCGAACCTTTCACGGGCGAGCTGGTCGATGCCTGGGGCGACACGCTGCTCTCGTTGGTGACCTACCACAACGGGCGGCGGCACGGTCCTGTCAAGGAATGGTACGAGGACGGGACCCTCAAGTCGGAAGGCACGAACCAGAACGGTATCGCCGTCGGTACGTTGCGCGAATGGCACAACAACGGAGCGTTGGCCGTGGAAAAGCTGTTCAACGACCGCGGCGAGCTGGTGAGCGAGAAGCACTGGGACGAGGACGGTGCTCCGGAGCCGTACCGACCGACCGGCATGCCCGAATGA
- a CDS encoding YwqJ-related putative deaminase: MSGFETDPDHLRRSGGMLSKFGQTVGKAGEKLEDTGQHLVEHASGDRSGVGSVVAKFSGRAMSILGKVFQQGGRVADKAGQNLHKTGDLHEGADREAKDLISRQHPDNKSKHLPGGSTRTASAVTSGGKESAPKKLPGGEEHKPEHVGEGSGGKRDKDPHFSGDLNEPAGATRISSADMPPPSRDTTPRKLANLKGAPGVVTDDTGLITHVGDKTADGHLTDIARHRANQYREAQQQAKNDKLEYESKLKEHEKKMETYRQDKADWVNHRRQEAAAAKEEGREPNFRPEPKMPEKPNLPASAANRINDDNVGLTSAAMDRRTGLVYEGINGKTGDVIKPADLHPTLRKQYEDMINKPGGYPVEDTDSGATRSHPHPDVPLSHAEVKAVNALLWERERMGGAAAGYPTGPSALEEISVDNYKPFRNDGIEQTGCCANCHFTLHGVHSNAGSYDRFPPGRLIPGKRS, encoded by the coding sequence GTGAGCGGATTCGAGACCGACCCGGACCATCTGCGCCGGTCCGGCGGCATGCTGTCGAAGTTCGGCCAGACCGTCGGCAAGGCCGGCGAGAAGCTCGAGGACACCGGCCAGCACCTCGTCGAGCACGCGTCCGGCGACCGCTCCGGCGTCGGCTCCGTGGTCGCCAAGTTCTCCGGCCGGGCCATGTCCATCCTCGGCAAGGTCTTCCAGCAGGGCGGCCGAGTCGCCGACAAGGCCGGCCAGAACCTGCACAAGACCGGCGACCTGCACGAGGGCGCCGACCGCGAGGCCAAGGATTTGATCTCCCGGCAACACCCGGACAACAAGTCCAAGCATCTGCCCGGCGGGAGCACCCGGACCGCCTCCGCGGTGACCAGCGGCGGCAAGGAGTCGGCTCCCAAGAAGCTGCCGGGTGGCGAGGAGCACAAGCCGGAGCACGTCGGCGAGGGCAGCGGCGGCAAGCGGGACAAGGACCCGCACTTCTCCGGTGACCTCAACGAGCCGGCCGGCGCCACCCGGATCAGCTCGGCCGACATGCCGCCGCCCTCGCGAGACACGACGCCGCGCAAGCTCGCCAATCTGAAGGGCGCACCCGGTGTCGTCACGGACGACACCGGCCTGATCACCCATGTCGGCGACAAAACCGCCGACGGGCATCTCACCGACATCGCACGGCACCGCGCCAATCAGTACCGAGAAGCACAGCAGCAGGCGAAGAACGACAAGCTCGAATACGAGAGCAAGCTCAAAGAGCACGAAAAGAAGATGGAGACGTACCGTCAGGACAAGGCGGACTGGGTCAACCACCGTCGGCAAGAGGCCGCCGCAGCCAAAGAAGAGGGTCGCGAGCCGAACTTCCGCCCTGAGCCCAAGATGCCTGAGAAGCCAAACCTCCCCGCCAGCGCGGCTAACCGGATCAATGACGACAACGTCGGCCTCACGTCCGCCGCGATGGACCGGCGCACAGGTCTGGTCTACGAAGGCATCAACGGAAAGACCGGCGACGTCATCAAACCCGCCGACCTTCACCCGACACTGCGCAAGCAGTACGAGGACATGATCAACAAACCGGGCGGCTACCCGGTGGAGGACACCGACAGCGGGGCCACCCGAAGCCACCCACATCCCGACGTGCCACTCAGCCACGCCGAGGTGAAGGCGGTGAACGCCCTGCTGTGGGAACGCGAGCGAATGGGCGGCGCCGCCGCCGGATACCCCACCGGGCCCAGCGCCCTTGAAGAAATCAGCGTGGACAACTACAAGCCGTTCCGTAACGACGGCATCGAGCAGACCGGGTGCTGCGCCAACTGCCACTTCACGCTGCACGGCGTGCACAGCAACGCCGGCAGTTACGATCGGTTCCCGCCAGGCAGGTTGATCCCGGGGAAGAGGTCATGA
- a CDS encoding toxin-antitoxin system YwqK family antitoxin has translation MITRIDVQDGEEDGPEIEYFPDGTKESEGTYSKGTVVGEWRTWYPNGQLKQFSHFDRWGALRKRQRWDEQGNLIDELESPGFHGDQW, from the coding sequence ATGATCACTCGCATCGACGTCCAGGACGGCGAGGAGGACGGCCCGGAGATCGAGTACTTCCCGGACGGAACCAAGGAATCCGAGGGAACCTATTCGAAGGGCACGGTCGTGGGCGAGTGGCGAACGTGGTACCCGAATGGCCAGCTCAAGCAGTTCAGCCACTTCGATCGCTGGGGTGCTCTGCGCAAGCGGCAGCGGTGGGACGAGCAGGGCAACCTCATCGACGAGCTGGAGAGCCCGGGCTTCCACGGGGACCAATGGTGA
- a CDS encoding ABC transporter ATP-binding protein translates to MTTATDLGEPAVVLTGITKRFPGVVANDDIRLTVRAGEVHALCGENGAGKSTLMKILYGMQQPDEGTIEVAGDEVRFRTPADAIKAGIGMVHQHFMLADNLTVQENVVLGAEALHGIGGKARARIQELAGQTGLRVDPGELVEQLGVADRQRVEILKVLYRGARIIILDEPTAVLVPQEVDELFDTLRGMREQGFTFLFISHKLDEVRAIADSITVIRRGTTVGTVDPKSVTSRQLAEMMVGSELPSPETRESTVTDRAVLTVAGLQLRDAGGRSILDEIDLAVHAGEIVGIAGVEGNGQTELVEAVMGMRKADGGSVLLVDSDGTITDLTKLSTLHRREAGIGYIPEDRHRHGLLLTQSLWFNRILGFQTRKPAVNGRWLDVEGARADTRRIVEQFDVRTPGIEVPAAALSGGNQQKLIVGRELSGDPVLLIASHPTRGVDVGAQALIWEQIKQARAAGLAVLLVSADLDELIGLSDTIKVMLRGRLVADADPATVTPEELGSAMTGATTGGEEEA, encoded by the coding sequence ATGACCACCGCCACCGACCTCGGCGAACCCGCGGTCGTGCTCACCGGGATCACCAAGCGCTTTCCCGGCGTCGTGGCCAACGACGACATCAGGCTGACCGTCCGCGCCGGCGAGGTGCACGCGCTGTGCGGCGAGAACGGCGCCGGCAAGTCCACCCTGATGAAGATCCTCTACGGCATGCAGCAGCCGGACGAGGGAACCATCGAGGTGGCCGGCGACGAGGTCCGCTTCCGCACCCCGGCCGACGCGATCAAGGCCGGCATCGGCATGGTGCACCAGCACTTCATGCTGGCCGACAACCTCACCGTGCAGGAGAACGTGGTGCTGGGCGCGGAAGCGCTGCACGGCATCGGCGGCAAGGCACGGGCCCGCATCCAGGAGCTGGCCGGCCAGACCGGGCTGCGCGTCGACCCGGGCGAGCTGGTCGAGCAGCTGGGCGTGGCCGACCGGCAGCGGGTGGAGATCCTCAAGGTCCTCTACCGCGGCGCCCGGATCATCATCCTGGACGAGCCGACGGCCGTGCTGGTGCCGCAGGAGGTCGACGAGCTGTTCGACACCCTGCGCGGCATGCGCGAGCAGGGCTTCACCTTCCTGTTCATCTCGCACAAGCTGGACGAGGTGCGCGCGATCGCCGACAGCATCACGGTGATCCGCCGCGGCACCACGGTCGGCACGGTCGACCCGAAGTCGGTCACCTCGCGCCAGCTGGCCGAGATGATGGTCGGCTCCGAGCTGCCCAGTCCGGAGACCCGCGAGTCCACGGTGACCGACCGGGCGGTGCTCACGGTCGCCGGCCTTCAGCTGCGCGACGCCGGCGGGCGGTCCATCCTGGACGAGATCGACCTGGCCGTGCACGCGGGCGAGATCGTCGGCATCGCCGGTGTCGAGGGCAACGGCCAGACCGAGCTGGTCGAGGCGGTCATGGGCATGCGCAAGGCCGACGGCGGCTCGGTGCTGCTGGTCGACTCGGACGGCACGATCACCGACCTGACCAAGCTGAGCACCCTGCACCGCCGCGAGGCCGGCATCGGCTACATCCCCGAGGACCGGCACCGCCACGGCCTGCTGCTCACACAGTCGTTGTGGTTCAACCGAATCCTGGGCTTCCAGACCCGCAAGCCGGCGGTCAACGGCCGCTGGCTGGACGTGGAGGGGGCGCGCGCCGACACCCGGCGCATCGTCGAGCAGTTCGACGTCCGCACGCCCGGCATCGAGGTGCCGGCGGCGGCGCTGTCGGGCGGCAACCAGCAGAAGCTGATCGTCGGCCGCGAGCTGTCGGGCGACCCGGTGCTGCTGATCGCCTCGCACCCGACCCGCGGCGTCGACGTCGGCGCCCAGGCGCTGATCTGGGAGCAGATCAAGCAGGCCCGTGCGGCCGGCCTGGCCGTGCTGCTGGTGTCGGCCGACCTGGACGAGCTGATCGGCCTGTCCGACACGATCAAGGTGATGCTGCGCGGACGGCTGGTGGCGGACGCCGATCCGGCGACGGTCACGCCCGAGGAACTGGGCAGCGCCATGACCGGCGCGACGACCGGTGGAGAGGAAGAAGCCTGA
- the sdhC gene encoding succinate dehydrogenase, cytochrome b556 subunit — MASTTAPPTGAAPETGGSSRRGSTVYRGDLGMWSWVAHRITGVLTFFFLFAHVLDTAVVRVSPNAYDKVIELYKNPLVNLLELGLVAAVLYHALNGVRIMLVDFWAKGPRFQRPMLWAIIVIWVLVMIPGAYFMLQRTVTQLLGGGN, encoded by the coding sequence ATGGCCAGTACCACCGCCCCGCCAACGGGCGCAGCACCGGAAACAGGGGGCAGCAGCCGACGCGGTAGCACCGTCTACCGCGGCGATCTGGGCATGTGGTCCTGGGTGGCCCACCGGATCACCGGGGTGCTGACCTTCTTCTTCCTGTTCGCGCACGTGCTGGACACCGCGGTCGTTCGGGTCTCGCCGAACGCCTACGACAAGGTGATCGAGCTCTACAAGAACCCGCTGGTCAACCTGTTGGAGCTGGGCCTGGTCGCGGCGGTGCTCTACCACGCGCTCAACGGCGTCCGGATCATGCTGGTCGACTTCTGGGCCAAGGGCCCGCGGTTCCAGCGCCCGATGCTGTGGGCGATCATCGTGATCTGGGTGCTGGTGATGATCCCCGGCGCCTACTTCATGCTGCAGCGGACCGTCACTCAGCTTCTTGGTGGTGGCAACTGA
- a CDS encoding pentapeptide repeat-containing protein, translating to MSDWLPVRWPDDDEAAVALEDWLDDGVGDFTGLDLRGADLTGAPLSGAVLLGADLRNVVLKKAELDGAQLTSADLRGADLAEAQLQDANLDDANLADATLEAANLTRVSAIGAVFKDANLRGANLTAAMLDDVDLSAANLAEAVLDGAFLPRRTKRIELYADAPTRDDEGRLCHQNELFTGELVRENGDRLLSLETYRDGIRQTAKTWYDSGILRSDGEKRWHPNGMPAQDGSTHWDERGEPTTRVERAQTIGTSHLVHNGNTPFTGQLRDGDKITSYRDGQPDGPWWSPNAEGRYEQGVRVGEWRRWHANGRLRELTVHDLKGVVTKIQRWDANGFLEDEREVPADEPPLPRIDLQVSTVEWDDGARLRHDGHAFTGEAVTHGYSGEVTSLVTYRYGVEDGPQREWFEDGTPKSERTVRRGLLTGVARDWHPDGRLARERVFDEHGDLAAERHFT from the coding sequence GTGAGTGACTGGCTGCCGGTCCGCTGGCCGGACGATGACGAAGCGGCGGTCGCGCTGGAGGACTGGCTCGACGACGGGGTCGGCGACTTCACGGGACTGGACCTGCGAGGGGCGGACCTGACGGGGGCGCCGCTGAGCGGGGCGGTGCTGCTGGGGGCGGACCTGCGGAACGTGGTGCTCAAGAAGGCGGAGCTGGACGGGGCGCAGCTGACCAGCGCGGATCTGCGGGGAGCGGATCTGGCGGAGGCGCAGTTGCAGGACGCGAACCTGGATGACGCGAACCTGGCCGACGCGACGCTGGAAGCAGCGAACCTGACCCGGGTGTCGGCGATCGGCGCGGTGTTCAAGGACGCGAACCTGCGCGGGGCGAACCTGACGGCGGCGATGCTGGACGACGTGGACCTGTCGGCGGCGAACCTGGCGGAAGCGGTGCTGGACGGGGCTTTCCTCCCCCGCCGGACCAAGCGGATCGAGCTGTACGCGGACGCCCCGACCAGGGACGACGAAGGCCGCCTGTGTCATCAGAACGAGCTGTTCACGGGCGAACTGGTCCGCGAGAACGGGGATCGTCTGCTGTCGCTGGAGACGTACCGGGACGGCATCAGGCAAACGGCCAAAACCTGGTACGACAGCGGGATCCTGCGCAGTGACGGGGAGAAACGCTGGCACCCCAACGGAATGCCGGCGCAGGACGGCAGCACGCACTGGGACGAGCGGGGCGAGCCGACGACCAGGGTCGAACGAGCCCAAACGATCGGCACAAGCCACCTGGTACACAACGGAAACACCCCGTTCACCGGCCAGCTCCGAGACGGCGACAAGATCACGTCGTACCGGGATGGCCAACCGGACGGCCCGTGGTGGTCACCGAACGCGGAAGGCCGGTACGAACAGGGCGTCCGCGTGGGCGAATGGCGGCGCTGGCACGCCAACGGCCGCCTCCGCGAGCTCACCGTCCACGACCTCAAAGGCGTCGTCACCAAGATCCAACGCTGGGACGCCAACGGTTTCCTCGAAGACGAGCGCGAGGTCCCGGCGGACGAGCCGCCGCTGCCCCGCATCGACCTCCAGGTCAGCACGGTCGAGTGGGACGACGGGGCACGGCTCAGACACGACGGCCACGCCTTCACCGGCGAGGCGGTGACCCACGGCTACAGCGGCGAGGTGACCTCGCTGGTCACCTACCGGTACGGCGTGGAGGACGGCCCGCAGCGCGAGTGGTTCGAGGACGGCACGCCCAAGTCGGAGCGGACGGTCCGCCGGGGCCTCCTGACCGGCGTCGCCAGGGACTGGCACCCGGACGGCCGCCTGGCCCGTGAGCGAGTCTTCGACGAACATGGCGACCTGGCCGCGGAGAGGCACTTCACATGA
- a CDS encoding toxin-antitoxin system YwqK family antitoxin → MVRRVTRELTTSDTDDGWMVRVDGVPFTGEVVDTKDGQLEGITTYRDGELDGPECWYYPDGTKESEGQHSMGTVVGEWRMWYPDGKLKEFNVFDRWGSIRKIQRWDERGNLVQDTEHQGAHGGEW, encoded by the coding sequence ATGGTGAGACGGGTCACCCGAGAGCTCACGACTTCGGACACCGACGACGGGTGGATGGTCCGGGTCGACGGCGTGCCGTTCACGGGCGAGGTCGTGGACACCAAGGACGGCCAGCTGGAAGGGATCACGACGTACCGGGACGGGGAACTGGACGGGCCGGAGTGCTGGTACTACCCGGACGGCACGAAGGAATCCGAGGGGCAGCACTCGATGGGCACCGTCGTCGGCGAGTGGCGGATGTGGTACCCGGACGGGAAACTCAAGGAGTTCAACGTCTTCGACCGGTGGGGCAGCATTCGCAAGATCCAGCGCTGGGACGAGCGCGGCAATCTCGTCCAGGACACGGAGCATCAGGGCGCTCATGGCGGCGAGTGGTGA
- a CDS encoding BMP family lipoprotein produces MRGVAVAAIALTSVVSLAACAKDSASSPSGGSSSSGSSGCKLATPPTAAAAGTTTTSASTKVDGSALKVGLAYDIGGRGDASFNDAAAAGLDLAKSQLGIKADNIKETTAAPNESDAAKETRLRQLAQEGYNPIVTVGFAYGPALQNVAKDFPNTKFAIVDSTVENSPNVTPLTFTEEQGSFLVGVIAAYKSKSCHVGFVGGVNVPLIQKFQAGFDAGAKAAAPDIKIEDKYITPAGDFTGFQAPDKGRLVAQGELAAGADVIYQAAGNSGKGIFDAVKAKGGSYAIGVDSDQYKQAGVADDKDIIISSMMKRVDTAVYDFLRGVASNDLTAIPKVFDLSVGGVDYATSGGKIDDIKSTVDAYKAQIISGAIKVPSTLSGS; encoded by the coding sequence ATGCGTGGAGTAGCGGTAGCGGCGATCGCGCTGACCAGCGTCGTGTCGCTGGCCGCGTGTGCCAAGGACAGTGCGTCCAGCCCGAGCGGCGGCAGCAGCTCGTCGGGCAGCAGCGGCTGCAAGCTGGCCACGCCGCCCACCGCAGCGGCGGCCGGCACGACCACCACCTCCGCCTCGACCAAGGTCGACGGCAGCGCGCTCAAGGTCGGCCTGGCCTACGACATCGGCGGCCGCGGCGACGCGTCGTTCAACGACGCGGCGGCGGCCGGCCTTGACCTGGCCAAGTCGCAGCTGGGCATCAAGGCCGACAACATCAAGGAGACCACCGCCGCGCCGAACGAGTCGGACGCGGCCAAGGAGACCCGGCTGCGCCAGCTGGCCCAGGAGGGCTACAACCCGATCGTCACGGTCGGCTTCGCCTACGGCCCGGCCCTGCAGAACGTGGCCAAGGACTTCCCGAACACCAAGTTCGCCATCGTCGACTCCACGGTGGAGAACTCGCCCAACGTCACCCCGCTGACCTTCACCGAGGAGCAGGGCTCCTTCCTGGTCGGCGTGATCGCGGCCTACAAGTCCAAGTCCTGCCACGTCGGCTTCGTCGGCGGCGTGAACGTGCCGCTGATCCAGAAGTTCCAGGCCGGCTTCGACGCGGGCGCCAAGGCGGCCGCGCCGGACATCAAGATCGAGGACAAGTACATCACCCCGGCCGGCGACTTCACCGGCTTCCAGGCCCCGGACAAGGGCCGCCTCGTCGCCCAGGGTGAGCTGGCCGCCGGCGCCGACGTGATCTACCAGGCCGCCGGCAACTCCGGCAAGGGCATCTTCGACGCGGTCAAGGCCAAGGGCGGCAGCTACGCCATCGGCGTCGACTCCGACCAGTACAAGCAGGCCGGCGTGGCCGACGACAAGGACATCATCATCTCCTCGATGATGAAGCGGGTCGACACCGCGGTGTACGACTTCCTGCGCGGCGTGGCGTCCAACGACCTGACCGCCATCCCGAAGGTCTTCGACCTCTCGGTCGGCGGCGTCGACTACGCCACCTCCGGCGGCAAGATCGACGACATCAAGAGCACCGTCGACGCCTACAAGGCGCAGATCATCTCCGGCGCGATCAAGGTCCCCTCGACGCTGTCCGGCAGCTGA
- a CDS encoding endonuclease V, with product MNWPSTPDEAVALQLEMAPLVDPNPPAGWQPRTAAGLDVAYDGDKLCAAVVVVDLTSLETVDQAVVPGVTDFPYVPGLFAFRELPALMSALERLTTSPDVLICDGQGVAHPRRFGLASHLGVVTGLPSIGVAKTPMGRYDPPGPDRGDWTELRDGDDVVGRALRTQKDVKPLFVSIGHRIDLDTACARVLDLAPKYRQPETTRRADQLCRQALVLDR from the coding sequence ATGAACTGGCCGTCGACCCCGGACGAGGCGGTAGCCCTCCAACTCGAGATGGCCCCGCTGGTCGACCCGAACCCGCCGGCCGGCTGGCAGCCACGGACCGCGGCCGGCCTCGACGTGGCCTACGACGGCGACAAGCTGTGCGCGGCGGTGGTCGTGGTCGACCTCACGTCACTCGAAACGGTGGATCAGGCCGTGGTGCCGGGCGTCACCGATTTCCCTTACGTGCCAGGCCTGTTTGCGTTCCGTGAGCTACCGGCGCTGATGAGCGCTCTCGAACGGCTGACGACGTCGCCCGATGTGCTGATCTGCGACGGCCAGGGCGTGGCCCATCCGCGCCGGTTCGGGCTGGCCAGCCACCTGGGCGTGGTCACCGGGCTGCCGTCGATCGGCGTGGCCAAGACCCCGATGGGCCGCTACGACCCGCCCGGACCGGACCGCGGCGACTGGACCGAGCTCAGGGACGGCGACGACGTGGTCGGCCGGGCGCTGCGCACACAGAAGGACGTGAAGCCCCTGTTCGTCTCGATCGGCCACCGGATCGATCTGGACACCGCGTGCGCGCGGGTGCTCGATCTCGCCCCGAAGTACCGCCAGCCGGAGACCACCCGCCGGGCCGACCAACTGTGCCGGCAGGCACTGGTACTTGATCGTTAA
- a CDS encoding toxin-antitoxin system YwqK family antitoxin, whose protein sequence is MRRIARELTTSDTDDGWMVRVDDMPFTGEVVDTENGQMVGVTGYRDGLEHGSSVEYFPDGSKHVEGQSAEGYPVGEWREWYPGGKLKSYKVLDRWGDLRKSQVRDADGVLIEDSESQGLHGGQW, encoded by the coding sequence GTGAGACGAATCGCCCGGGAGCTCACGACTTCCGACACCGACGACGGGTGGATGGTCCGGGTCGACGATATGCCGTTCACGGGTGAAGTCGTCGATACGGAGAACGGCCAGATGGTTGGGGTGACCGGCTACCGGGACGGCCTCGAGCACGGCTCGTCGGTGGAATACTTCCCGGACGGCAGCAAGCACGTCGAGGGGCAGTCCGCCGAGGGTTACCCGGTCGGTGAGTGGCGGGAGTGGTACCCGGGCGGCAAGCTCAAGTCGTACAAGGTGCTTGATCGCTGGGGTGACCTGCGCAAGTCGCAGGTCCGGGACGCGGACGGCGTGTTGATCGAGGACAGCGAATCCCAAGGTCTGCACGGGGGCCAGTGGTGA
- a CDS encoding toxin-antitoxin system YwqK family antitoxin, translated as MAASGDDMRRIDIDGPEGARDGFDRLVHNGELFTGEAVTVEGGKVLALTTYQDGREHGPWWEIYPDGTKRHEGTFDHGNTAGEWRTWFPDGRLQSYQVFDRWGDLRKTQQWDEHGGVIEDKIYDGTHCGEW; from the coding sequence ATGGCGGCGAGTGGTGACGATATGCGTCGTATCGACATCGACGGACCCGAGGGTGCGCGGGATGGCTTCGACCGGCTCGTCCACAACGGTGAGCTCTTCACCGGCGAGGCCGTCACGGTCGAAGGCGGCAAGGTCCTCGCGCTGACCACCTACCAGGACGGCCGGGAACACGGTCCATGGTGGGAGATATACCCCGACGGGACCAAACGCCATGAAGGAACGTTCGACCACGGGAACACGGCGGGCGAATGGCGCACCTGGTTTCCGGATGGCAGGCTTCAGTCCTACCAGGTGTTCGACCGCTGGGGTGACCTGCGCAAGACGCAGCAGTGGGACGAACACGGCGGTGTCATCGAGGACAAGATATACGACGGGACCCACTGCGGTGAATGGTGA
- a CDS encoding toxin-antitoxin system YwqK family antitoxin, whose translation MKRIDLQATQVDWDDDQRLVVDGELFTGEAVTYNWLDEVTSLATYVEGFREGVQRDWYDGGQLKSEMTVRNGRMTGGSRWWDRNGNLVREERHDRTALVKLAPEWGTGPLWVDGEYRDLDDFGLSDELVALIEQWNEEFQAVYDADDPPASSFPDEETERRWLDRGRELAGRIGPEVVFSVWGGRETTQGRNVSTPTLPANGDA comes from the coding sequence GTGAAGCGGATCGACCTTCAGGCAACACAGGTTGATTGGGATGACGACCAGCGGCTGGTCGTCGATGGCGAGCTGTTCACGGGCGAGGCAGTCACGTACAACTGGCTGGACGAAGTCACGTCGCTGGCGACCTACGTCGAAGGTTTCCGTGAGGGCGTGCAGCGGGACTGGTACGACGGCGGACAGCTGAAGTCGGAGATGACCGTCCGCAATGGACGGATGACGGGCGGGTCCCGGTGGTGGGATCGGAACGGAAACCTCGTCCGGGAAGAGCGACACGACCGGACGGCACTGGTGAAGCTGGCCCCGGAGTGGGGAACCGGGCCGCTGTGGGTGGACGGCGAATACCGGGATCTGGACGACTTCGGCCTGTCGGATGAGCTGGTGGCACTGATCGAGCAGTGGAACGAGGAGTTCCAGGCGGTCTACGACGCGGACGATCCGCCGGCGTCGAGCTTTCCGGACGAGGAGACCGAGCGACGGTGGCTGGACCGCGGGCGGGAGCTGGCCGGGCGAATCGGGCCGGAGGTGGTGTTCTCGGTCTGGGGCGGGCGGGAGACGACCCAAGGACGAAACGTTTCGACTCCCACGCTCCCGGCGAACGGGGATGCCTGA
- a CDS encoding succinate dehydrogenase hydrophobic membrane anchor subunit — protein MSTLNISAPRSPRRPAARRSNFELYSWLFMRLSGLLLIVLVLGHLFIMNILDGGVHRINFAFVAGRWSSPFWQFWDLSMLWLAELHGGNGLRTVINDYARKDATRFWLKILLYVSMALILALGSFVIFTFDPNISG, from the coding sequence ATGAGCACCCTGAACATCTCGGCGCCGCGTAGCCCGCGCCGCCCGGCCGCCCGCCGCAGCAACTTCGAGCTCTACAGCTGGCTGTTCATGCGGCTGTCGGGCCTGCTGCTGATCGTGCTGGTGCTCGGGCACCTGTTCATCATGAACATCCTCGACGGCGGCGTGCACCGGATCAACTTCGCCTTCGTCGCCGGCCGCTGGTCCTCGCCGTTCTGGCAGTTCTGGGACCTGTCCATGCTGTGGCTGGCCGAGCTGCACGGCGGCAACGGCCTGCGCACCGTGATCAACGACTACGCGCGCAAGGACGCCACCCGGTTCTGGCTGAAGATCCTGCTGTACGTGTCCATGGCGCTGATCCTCGCGCTGGGCAGCTTCGTGATCTTCACCTTCGACCCGAACATCAGCGGCTGA